A single region of the Ficedula albicollis isolate OC2 chromosome 11, FicAlb1.5, whole genome shotgun sequence genome encodes:
- the CDH5 gene encoding cadherin-5, which produces MGHLILLFLLFLAPVFADGGSQKSTQNLCSNDVSHKRQKRDWIWNQMHIKEEIDTPLPHHVGKITSSVRNNNAKYIIKGEYANTIFKVEETSGDVYAFERLDREKKAEYELTALIIDRTNNRSLEQPSKFIIKVYDINDNAPVFVQKVFNGSVPEMSPVGTSVTKVTAVDADDPTVSGHATVTYEVTTGSEYFTIDDSGVIYTKEPNLDRETKSTYEIVVRAKDAPGFSGDSSTATVIITLSDINDNFPVFKHSSFHFKVPENISVGGEVGRVKVEDIDEPQHRNTRYSFIQGEFRDTFDIVANPYTNEGIFRPKKPLDFETVSEYRFSIEATDPTINLRHFKPGNPRSISTVTIEVTDVDEPPVFTRLPYEFKVRENHAEVKTLGSVHAEDPDAAKRKIRYIQRRASPSGDYVRVSNNGVIQLPKPLDREFSSSYNITVAAVEILEDGRLSDRESHAHVHVIVDDVNDNAPELVSPEEPRVCENAAPGKVIVRISAVDKDETSPRGFFRYSLATEDSNFSLIENYDNTANITVKYGQFNRELAKFHYLPVLISDNGDPDLTSTNTLVISVCKCNEEGNFTFCEERAKQVGVSIQALVAIFICIFTIIVIVLLILLRKRHKKDLSGLGRSVAEIHEQLVTYDEEGGGEMDTTSYDVSVLNSVRKNGLKAEAAPSPYAQVQKPAGNIPPGAGGMEMMIEVKKDEADNDRDLLPYDTLHIYGYEGAESIAESLSSLGSGSSDSDIDYDFLNDWGPRFKMLAELYGSEPSEDFVY; this is translated from the exons ATGGGCCACCTTATTCTACTTTTCTTGTTGTTCTTGGCTCCAGTATTTGCTGATGGAGGAAGTCAGAAATCAACCCAAAACCTTTGTTCAAATGATGTCAGCCACAAACGCCAGAAGAGAGACTGGATATGGAACCAAATGCACATCAAAGAAGAGATTGATACACCTTTGCCACACCATGTTGGCAAG ATCACATCCAGTGTGAGGAACAACAACGCCAAGTACATCATCAAGGGTGAATATGCCAACACCATCTTCAAGGTGGAGGAGACCAGCGGGGACGTCTACGCCTTCGAGAGGCTGGACAGGGAGAAGAAGGCAGAGTATGAGCTGACAGCCCTCATCATTGACAGGACCAACAACagatccctggagcagccctcCAAATTCATCATCAAGGTGTATGATATCAACGACAACGCCCCTGTGTTTGTGCAGAAGGTGTTCAATGGCTCTGTCCCAGAGATGTCCCCAGTAG GAACCTCAGTCACCAAAGTGACGGCTGTGGATGCTGATGACCCCACAGTGTCAGGTCATGCCACGGTGACCTACGAAGTCACCACAGGAAGTGAATATTTCACCATTGATGACTCTG gTGTGATTTATACAAAGGAGCCCAATCTAGACAGAGAGACCAAGTCAACGTATGAGATTGTTGTTCGAGCCAAGGATGCTCCGGGTTTTTCTGGGgattccagcacagccacagtgaTCATCACCTTGTCTGACATCAATGACAACTTCCCAGTGTTCAAACACT catcaTTTCACTTTAAAGTTCCTGAAAACATTTCCGTAGGAGGAGAAGTTGGCAGAGTCAAAGTAGAAGATATCGATGaaccacagcacagaaatacaaGATACAGCTTTATCCAAGGAGAATTCAGGGACACCTTTGACATTGTAGCAAATCCATACACAAATGAAGGAATCTTTAGGCCAAAGAAG CCCCTGGACTTCGAAACAGTGTCAGAATACAGGTTTAGCATTGAGGCCACAGACCCCACAATCAACCTCCGGCATTTCAAGCCCGGCAACCCCCGGAGCATCTCCACGGTCACCATCGAAGTCACCGACGTGGATGAGCCTCCTGTCTTCACCAGACTCCCATATGAATTTAAAGTGAGGGAAAACCATGCCGAAGTAAAAACACTTGGTTCAGTTCATGCAGAGGACCCCGACGCAGCTAAACGGAAAATCAG atATATTCAGCGTAGAGCAAGTCCTAGTGGAGACTACGTCCGAGTATCCAATAATGGAGTTATTCAGCTTCCCAAGCCTCTGGACAGAGAATTCAGCTCCTCATACAACATCACTGTGGCAGCTGTGGAGATCCTTGAAGATG GTCGCCTTTCCGACAGAGAGTCCCACGCCCACGTTCACGTCATCGTTGATGATGTGAATGACAATGCTCCAGAACTTGTTTCTCCTGAGGAACCCCGAGTGTGTGAAAATGCTGCACCTGGAAAG GTGATTGTCAGGATTTCAGCTGTTGACAAGGATGAAACATCACCCAGAGGTTTCTTCAGATACTCACTGGCCACAGAAGACAGCAACTTCTCCCTGATTGAGAACTACG ACAACACCGCTAACATCACTGTGAAATACGGGCAGTTCAACCGGGAACTCGCCAAATTCCACTACCTGCCCGTGCTCATCTCGGACAACGGCGACCCCGACCTCACCAGCACCAACACTCTGGTCATCAGTGTCTGCAAGTGCAACGAGGAGGGCAACTTCACTTTCTGTGAGGAGAGAGCAAAGCAGGTCGGCGTCAGCATACAAGCACTGGTGGCAATTTTTATCTGCATCTTCACAATCATTG TAATCGTGCTGCTGATTCTGCTGAGAAAGAGGCACAAGAAGGACCTGAGCGGGCTGGGGAGGAGCGTGGCAGAGATCCACGAGCAGCTGGTCACCTATGACGAGGAGGGAGGGGGCGAGATGGACACCACCAGCTACGACGTGTCCGTGCTCAACTCCGTGCGCAAGAACGGCCTCAAGGCGGAGGCCGCTCCCTCTCCCTACGCACAGGTGCAGAAACCTGCAGGGAACAtcccccccggggctgggggcaTGGAGATGATGATTGAGGTGAAGAAGGATGAGGCTGACAACGACAGGGATTTGCTGCCCTACGACACCCTGCACATCTACGGCTACGAGGGCGCCGAGTCCATCGCGGAATCCCTCAGCTCCCTGGGCTCGGGCTCCTCAGACTCAGACATTGATTATGACTTTCTCAACGACTGGGGACCCAGGTTCAAGATGTTAGCTGAGCTGTATGGATCAGAACCAAGTGAAGATTTTGTGTATTGA